In the genome of Eschrichtius robustus isolate mEscRob2 chromosome 12, mEscRob2.pri, whole genome shotgun sequence, one region contains:
- the TMEM63B gene encoding CSC1-like protein 2: MLPFLLATLGTTALNNSNPKDYCYSARIRSTVLQGLPFGGVPTVLALDFMCFLALLFLFSILRKVAWDYGRLALVTDADRRQRQERDRVEQEYVASAMHGDSHDRYERLTSVSSSVDFDQRDNGFCSWLTAIFRIKDDEIRDKCGGDAVHYLSFQRHIIGLLVVVGVLSVGIVLPINFSGDLLENNAYSFGRTTIANLKSGNNLLWLHTSFAFLYLLLTVYSMRRHTSKMRYKEDDLVKRTLFINGISKYAESEKIKKHFEEAYPNCTVLEARPCYNVARLMFLDAERKKAERGKLYFTNLQSKDNVPTMINPKPCGHLCCCVVQGCEQVEAIEYYTKLEQKLKEDYKREKEKVNEKPLGMAFVTFHNETITAIILKDFNVCKCQGCTCRGEPRSSSCSESLHISNWTVSYAPDPQNIYWEHLSIRGFIWWLRCLVINVVLFILLFFLTTPAIIITTMDKFNVTKPVEYLNNPIITQFFPTLLLWCFSALLPTIVYYSAFFEAHWTRSGENRTTMHKCYTFLIFMVLLLPSLGLSSLDLFFRWLFDKKFLAEAAIRFECVFLPDNGAFFVNYVIASAFIGNAMDLLRIPGLLMYMIRLCLARSAAERRNVKRHQAYEFQFGAAYAWMMCVFTVVMTYSITCPIIVPFGLMYMLLKHLVDRYNLYYAYLPAKLDKKIHSGAVNQVVAAPILCLFWLLFFSTMRTGFLAPTSMFTFVVLVITIVICLCHVCFGHFKYLSAHNYKIEHTETDTVDPRSNGRPPSAAAVPKSAKYIAQVLQDSEVDGDGDGGPGSSGDEPPSSSSQDEDLLMPPDGLTDTDFQSCEDSLIENEIHQ, encoded by the exons ATGCTGCCCTTCCTGCTGGCCACACTGGGCACCACAGCCCTCAACAACAGCAACCCCAAGGACTACTGCTACAGTGCCCGCATCCGCAGCACCGTCCTGCAGGGCCTGCCGTTCGGGGGCGTCCCCACCGTGCTGGCTCTGGACTTCATGTGCTTCCTT GCACTGCTGTTCTTGTTCTCTATCCTCCGGAAGGTGGCCTGGGACTATGGGCGGCTGGCCTTGGTGACAGATGCAGACAG GCGCCAGCGGCAGGAGAGGGACCGAGTGGAACAGGAATA tgtgGCCTCAGCTATGCACGGGGACAGTCATGACCGGTATGAGCGTCTCACGTCTGTCTCCAGCTCCGTCGACTTTGACCAAAGAGACAAT GGTTTCTGTTCCTGGCTGACAGCCATCTTCAGGATAAA GGATGATGAGATCCGGGATAAATGTGGTGGCGACGCTGTGCACTACCTGTCCTTCCAGCGACACATCATTGGGCTGCTGGTGGTCGTGGGCGTCCTCTCCGTAGGCATCGTGCTGCCCATCAACTTCTCAGGGGACCTGCTGG AGAACAATGCCTACAGCTTCGGGAGAACCACCATTGCCAACTTGAAATCAGG GAACAACCTGCTCTGGCTGCACACCTCCTTCGCCTTCCTGTACCTGCTGCTCACCGTCTACAGCATGCGCAGACACACCTCCAAGATGCGCTACAAGGAGGACGACCTG GTGAAGCGGACTCTCTTCATCAACGGAATCTCCAAATATGCAGAGTCAGAGAAGATCAAGAAGCATTTTGA GGAGGCCTACCCCAACTGCACGGTTCTGGAAGCCCGCCCATGTTACAACGTGGCTCGCCTGATGTTCCTTGATGCAGAGAG GAAGAAGGCCGAGCGGGGAAAGCTTTACTTCACAAACCTCCAAAGCAAGGACAACGTCCCCACCATGATCAACCCCAAGCCCTGCGGCCACCTCTGCTGCTGTGTGGTGCAAGGCTGCGAGCAG gtggaGGCCATTGAGTACTACACGAAGCTGGAGCAGAAGCTGAAGGAGGACTACAAGCGGGAGAAGGAGAAAGTGAACGAGAAGCCTCTCGGCATGGCCTTTGTCACCTTCCACAATGAGACCATCACCGCCAT catccTGAAGGACTTCAACGTGTGTAAGTGCCAGGGCTGCACCTGCCGCGGGGAGCCCCGCTCCTCCTCCTGCAGCGAGTCCCTGCACATCTCCAACTGGACCGTGTCTTACGCCCCTGACCCCCAGAACATCTACTG GGAGCACCTCTCCATCCGTGGCTTCATCTGGTGGCTGCGCTGCCTGGTCATCAATGTCGTCCTCTtcatcctcctcttcttcctcaccaCCCCggccatcatcatcaccaccatggACAAGTTCAATGTCACCAAGCCCGTGGAGTACCTCAAT AACCCCATCATCACCCAGTTCTTCCCCACCCTGCTGTTGTGGTGCTTCTCGGCCCTGCTCCCCACCATCGTCTACTACTCTGCCTTCTTTGAAGCCCACTGGACACG ctctgggGAGAACAGGACCACCATGCACAAGTGCTACACCTTCCTCATCTTCATGGTGCTGCTCCTGCCCTCGCTGGGACTGAGCAG cctgGACCTCTTCTTCCGCTGGCTCTTTGACAAGAAATTCTTGGCTGAGGCAGCTATTCGGTTTGA GTGCGTGTTCCTGCCGGACAACGGCGCCTTCTTCGTGAACTACGTCATTGCCTCAGCCTTTATCGGCAACGCCATGGACCTGCTGCGCATCCCGGGCCTGCTCATGTATATGATCCGGCTCTGCCTGGCGCGCTCGGCCGCCGAGAGGCGCAACGTGAAGCGG CATCAGGCCTACGAGTTCCAGTTTGGCGCAGCCTACGCTTGGATGATGTGCGTCTTCACGGTGGTCATGACCTACAGTATCACCTGCCCCATCATCGTGCCCTTCG GGCTCATGTACATGCTGCTGAAGCACCTGGTAGACAGGTACAATCTCTACTACGCCTACCTGCCGGCCAAGCTGGACAAGAAGATCCACTCAGGGGCTGTGAACCAGGTGGTCGCTGCGCCCATCCTGTGCCTCTTCTGGCTGCTCTTCTTCTCCACCATGCGCACGG GGTTTCTAGCCCCGACGTCCATGTTCACATTCGTGGTCCTGGTCATCACCATCGTCATCTGTCTCTGCCACGTCTGCTTCGGACACTTCAAATACCTCAGTGCCCACAACTACAAG ATTGAGCACACGGAGACAGATACCGTGGACCCCAGAAGCAATGGACGGCCCCCCAGTGCTGCCGCTGTCCCCAAATCTGCG AAATACATCGCTCAGGTGCTGCAGGACTCAGAAGTTgacggggatggggatgggggtccCGGGAGCTCAGGGGACGAGCCCCCGTCATCCTCATCCCAAGATGAGGACCTGCTGATGCCGCCTGACGGCCTCACGGACACAGACTTCCAGTCTTGTGAGGACAGCCTCATAGAGAATGAGATTCACCAGTAA